One part of the Dyadobacter sp. 676 genome encodes these proteins:
- a CDS encoding sorbosone dehydrogenase family protein, which produces MNKHHLTIMGMLALAFVLGCNNKKEKEEAAKSGPDQVVTVTDSLTLPAPFATESVENRPKEEGWPDGKMPAAPEGFVVTKFADKLQSPRWTYIGPNGDIFVAESGTRKSADRITLLRDVNKDGTPELREIFLEKLNKPFGMLVLKNYFYVANTDGVYRFPYKSGETKITSKGEKIVDLPAGGYNNHWTRNLLANADGSKIYISVGSASNVADHGMDEEKRRANILEINPDGTGERVYASGLRNPVGMDWAPGTNVLWTAVNERDKLGDDLVPDYITSVKEGGFYGWPYAYFGKNEDPRRKGERPDLVAKTIVPDVPVGSHTSSLGLVFYTKDKFPAKYRNGAFIGQHGSWNRSALAGYKVVFVPFKDGKPSGKPEDFLTGFIESEKKVYGRPVDVTVMDDGSLLVNDDSGNVIWRVSAK; this is translated from the coding sequence ATGAACAAACACCATCTGACCATTATGGGTATGCTGGCCCTGGCTTTCGTGTTGGGCTGCAATAATAAAAAGGAAAAAGAAGAGGCCGCCAAAAGCGGGCCCGACCAGGTCGTTACCGTGACGGACAGTCTCACGCTGCCCGCGCCATTCGCGACCGAATCTGTGGAAAACCGGCCCAAAGAAGAAGGCTGGCCGGATGGCAAGATGCCCGCGGCACCGGAAGGTTTCGTCGTAACGAAATTTGCAGATAAACTCCAAAGCCCGCGATGGACCTACATCGGTCCCAATGGTGACATTTTCGTAGCCGAATCGGGTACGCGCAAAAGCGCCGACAGGATCACGCTCCTGCGCGATGTGAATAAGGACGGTACGCCCGAATTGCGGGAGATTTTTCTTGAGAAACTCAACAAGCCGTTCGGAATGCTGGTGCTGAAAAACTATTTCTATGTAGCGAATACCGATGGCGTTTACCGCTTTCCTTATAAATCGGGCGAAACCAAAATCACTTCGAAAGGCGAGAAGATCGTCGACCTGCCTGCCGGAGGCTACAATAATCACTGGACGCGGAATCTGCTGGCTAATGCCGACGGAAGCAAAATCTACATTTCCGTAGGTTCGGCCAGCAATGTGGCGGATCATGGTATGGATGAGGAAAAACGCCGGGCCAATATTCTGGAAATTAATCCGGACGGCACAGGCGAGCGCGTGTATGCGAGCGGGTTGCGCAATCCCGTCGGGATGGATTGGGCCCCGGGAACGAATGTGCTTTGGACAGCCGTAAACGAGCGCGACAAATTGGGCGACGATCTTGTGCCGGATTACATTACAAGCGTAAAGGAAGGTGGTTTTTACGGATGGCCGTATGCCTATTTCGGAAAGAACGAAGACCCGCGCCGGAAGGGCGAGCGCCCCGATCTGGTTGCAAAGACGATTGTTCCCGACGTGCCGGTGGGATCGCACACATCGTCATTGGGCCTGGTTTTTTATACCAAGGACAAATTTCCCGCAAAGTACCGCAACGGCGCATTCATAGGGCAGCATGGTTCCTGGAACCGCTCGGCTCTGGCTGGTTATAAAGTCGTTTTCGTGCCGTTTAAAGACGGAAAGCCATCCGGAAAACCGGAGGATTTTCTCACCGGATTTATAGAAAGCGAAAAGAAAGT
- a CDS encoding exo-alpha-sialidase, protein MPNPNSGVDLARLSDGTLVLAYNPDDHNWGSRSPLSLILSYDNGQNWTDKIDIATGKKEDEYSYPAIISWGDSVAVTYTYNRRKIAFWTGSKKDIVDLAAKEKK, encoded by the coding sequence TTGCCCAACCCTAATAGCGGTGTCGACCTTGCCCGGCTTAGCGACGGCACATTGGTGCTGGCCTACAATCCCGACGACCATAACTGGGGCTCGCGCTCGCCGCTTTCACTGATCCTTTCTTACGACAATGGCCAGAACTGGACGGACAAGATCGATATTGCGACCGGTAAGAAAGAAGACGAGTACTCCTACCCGGCGATAATCAGCTGGGGCGATTCTGTGGCTGTTACATATACTTACAACCGCCGCAAAATCGCGTTCTGGACCGGTAGCAAGAAGGATATCGTTGATCTGGCCGCGAAAGAAAAGAAGTAA
- a CDS encoding serine hydrolase, which produces MSYNRREFLQQIGLGALQLGVISAIPGSVWASSLSYGQLPRSSPEAQGMSAKGILDFANAVEADRLNLHSLMILRQGKVVAEGWWAPYAPDLKHTLYSLSKSFTSTAIGLAVAEGKLRVDDKVISFFPEDKPATVSANLAAMRIRDLLSMSTGHDKDTTGKLRESGGR; this is translated from the coding sequence ATGTCGTACAACCGCAGGGAGTTCCTTCAACAAATAGGGCTAGGAGCCTTACAACTGGGCGTTATCAGTGCTATTCCAGGGTCAGTCTGGGCATCGTCGCTCAGCTATGGCCAATTGCCGCGGAGCTCGCCGGAGGCGCAGGGAATGTCGGCCAAAGGCATACTCGACTTTGCCAATGCAGTCGAGGCCGATCGCCTGAACCTGCATAGCCTGATGATCCTCCGGCAGGGAAAAGTGGTCGCGGAGGGCTGGTGGGCGCCTTATGCGCCGGATCTGAAACATACATTGTATTCGCTGAGTAAAAGCTTCACATCGACGGCCATCGGTCTTGCCGTTGCCGAAGGCAAGCTGAGAGTCGACGATAAGGTCATTTCCTTTTTCCCGGAGGATAAACCTGCTACCGTGAGCGCTAACCTCGCTGCCATGCGTATCCGCGACCTTCTGAGCATGTCGACCGGCCACGACAAGGACACGACCGGCAAATTGCGCGAATCGGGGGGGCGATAA
- a CDS encoding NAD(P)H-dependent glycerol-3-phosphate dehydrogenase, producing the protein MTFLNHTKIAVIGGGSWATALIKILCEQNHVQIRWWLRNQKDIDHIRKFNHNPSYLSDVVLSPKKVKVFEKTTDAVKGADYIILAVPAAFIQESLQHLSAKHLQGKRIVSAIKGMVPGRNALVTDWAAEAFSIEMKDTCVIAGPCHAEEVALEKQSYLTIASTECPAAEGFAELMTCRYVTANALDDLYGVEYAAVMKNIVALACGITHGLGYGDNFQAVLVSNAMQEIGNLVTALDPRDRNLSSSAYLGDLLVTAYSQFSRNRLFGNMIGRGYSVKAAQLEMKMIAEGYYATRSIHELNKAHQVNLPITSAVYSILYEEQTPAAVMNELKKLLK; encoded by the coding sequence ATGACTTTCTTAAATCATACTAAAATCGCAGTGATCGGCGGCGGAAGCTGGGCGACCGCGTTGATCAAGATCCTTTGCGAACAAAATCATGTGCAGATCCGCTGGTGGCTCCGGAACCAGAAGGACATCGACCATATCCGGAAATTCAACCACAATCCGAGCTATCTTAGCGACGTGGTGCTTTCTCCGAAAAAAGTAAAGGTTTTCGAAAAAACCACCGATGCCGTAAAAGGGGCCGATTACATCATTCTGGCCGTTCCTGCGGCGTTCATTCAGGAATCCTTGCAGCATTTGTCCGCAAAACATTTACAGGGCAAACGTATCGTTTCGGCGATCAAAGGCATGGTGCCCGGCCGGAATGCGCTCGTCACCGATTGGGCGGCGGAGGCTTTTAGCATTGAAATGAAAGATACCTGCGTAATAGCCGGCCCGTGCCACGCAGAGGAAGTTGCCCTCGAAAAACAATCCTATCTCACGATCGCATCGACCGAATGCCCCGCGGCGGAAGGTTTTGCGGAGCTGATGACTTGCCGCTATGTCACGGCCAACGCGCTCGACGACCTTTACGGGGTCGAGTATGCGGCGGTAATGAAGAATATCGTCGCGCTGGCATGCGGGATCACGCACGGGCTTGGGTATGGGGATAATTTTCAGGCGGTGCTGGTGTCGAATGCCATGCAGGAAATAGGAAACCTGGTAACAGCCCTCGACCCGCGCGACCGTAACCTGAGCTCGTCGGCCTATCTGGGCGACCTGCTGGTGACGGCCTATTCTCAGTTCAGCCGCAACCGGTTGTTCGGGAATATGATCGGGCGAGGGTACAGCGTCAAGGCCGCGCAGCTCGAAATGAAGATGATCGCGGAAGGTTACTATGCGACCAGGAGCATTCATGAACTGAACAAGGCTCATCAGGTCAACTTGCCGATAACCAGCGCGGTTTACAGCATTCTTTATGAAGAACAGACACCCGCGGCCGTGATGAACGAATTGAAGAAATTATTGAAATAA
- a CDS encoding sialidase family protein, which yields MLLNRKLSSIRLAAALLLGPIVMTSCGSQKSETAEDKKLDSLASEKEFVFGDQRPFAQCHASTLVRLDDGQFLIAWFGGTEEKNPDVGIWLSKGRPGHWSAPVEVAKIREDAHWNPVLQKTDDGKVILYFKVGKEIAQWETWVKTSSDNGQTWSEAYELVKGDKGGRGPVKDKLIVLSNGDWLAGASNEVNRWEVFVDRSTDKGKTWTASPYLKIDTTEIKGKGAIQPTLWESEPGHVHMLVRTTGGVIGRSDSKDYGKTWSTIKKNLIAQP from the coding sequence ATGCTACTAAACAGAAAGCTATCTTCTATCCGGCTGGCAGCTGCATTGTTGCTGGGCCCAATAGTGATGACATCCTGCGGTTCCCAAAAATCCGAAACGGCAGAAGACAAAAAGCTGGACTCGCTTGCAAGCGAAAAGGAGTTCGTTTTCGGCGATCAACGTCCGTTTGCGCAATGTCATGCTTCCACATTGGTGCGGCTCGACGACGGGCAGTTTCTGATAGCATGGTTCGGAGGAACCGAAGAGAAGAATCCGGATGTGGGTATCTGGCTTTCAAAAGGGCGGCCCGGGCATTGGAGCGCCCCGGTTGAAGTAGCCAAAATCCGGGAGGATGCGCATTGGAACCCTGTCCTTCAAAAAACAGACGACGGGAAGGTAATATTGTATTTTAAAGTAGGGAAGGAGATCGCGCAGTGGGAGACCTGGGTGAAAACCTCCTCCGATAATGGACAAACCTGGTCGGAAGCCTATGAGCTTGTAAAAGGAGATAAAGGCGGCCGCGGCCCTGTGAAAGATAAATTGATCGTGCTCTCGAACGGCGACTGGCTGGCGGGTGCTTCCAACGAAGTAAACCGCTGGGAGGTTTTTGTAGACCGCAGCACCGATAAAGGCAAAACCTGGACTGCAAGCCCGTATCTTAAAATCGATACCACGGAAATCAAAGGGAAGGGCGCTATTCAACCCACATTATGGGAGTCGGAGCCCGGACATGTGCATATGCTTGTGCGCACAACCGGTGGTGTGATCGGTCGCAGCGACTCCAAAGATTATGGAAAAACTTGGTCGACTATTAAAAAAAACCTCATTGCCCAACCCTAA
- a CDS encoding serine hydrolase → MKAFLAQPVEHEPGTFFVYNSGATYMLSAIIQKITGQTLLEYLKPRLFQPLAIDDMDWEVDPKGINTGGWGLRVKTEDIAKFGQLYLQKGEYNGKRILPAAWVEEATRSHIMSKGNNRKPEDDDWQQGYGYQFWRCRNGAYRGDGAFGQYCIVMPKEDMVVAITSETGDMQAILNHVWNHILPTVKATGVPADKDMQAQMQKKLGSLALPLTPGKPASELASKMNGKRFKLADNELKITRVSFEFDKGWCLFRVTDDRGEHLVVNGLGNWKIGLTDLSTMPLKLVLTPVPGEKKTKIAANGAWVDDVTFEMTWRFIETAHYETVRCKFEGDNLQLEFKRSLAIIGNTKDPRPVLSGKLTA, encoded by the coding sequence GTGAAGGCGTTTCTGGCGCAACCTGTGGAACATGAGCCGGGTACATTCTTCGTGTACAATAGCGGCGCGACCTATATGCTGTCCGCCATTATCCAGAAAATAACCGGCCAAACGCTGCTCGAATACCTGAAACCACGGCTTTTTCAGCCGCTGGCGATCGACGATATGGACTGGGAAGTGGATCCGAAAGGCATTAATACGGGTGGTTGGGGATTGCGCGTGAAAACGGAAGATATTGCGAAGTTCGGGCAGTTGTACTTGCAAAAAGGAGAGTATAACGGCAAACGCATATTACCTGCGGCCTGGGTCGAAGAGGCGACGCGTTCGCACATTATGTCCAAAGGCAACAACCGTAAGCCCGAGGACGACGATTGGCAGCAGGGCTATGGCTACCAGTTCTGGCGCTGCCGCAACGGTGCTTATCGTGGCGACGGCGCTTTCGGGCAATATTGTATCGTAATGCCCAAAGAAGACATGGTAGTGGCCATTACCAGCGAAACTGGCGATATGCAGGCCATTCTGAACCACGTTTGGAACCACATACTGCCGACGGTGAAAGCCACTGGAGTACCGGCTGATAAAGATATGCAGGCACAAATGCAGAAAAAGCTCGGTTCGCTCGCGTTGCCGCTTACGCCCGGTAAACCCGCTTCCGAACTGGCTTCCAAAATGAATGGAAAGCGCTTTAAACTGGCCGATAATGAATTGAAAATAACCAGGGTGTCTTTCGAGTTCGATAAAGGCTGGTGCCTGTTCCGGGTGACCGACGACCGGGGCGAGCACCTGGTGGTAAATGGTTTGGGTAATTGGAAAATCGGTCTTACCGACTTGTCGACCATGCCGCTCAAATTGGTGTTGACGCCTGTTCCGGGCGAGAAGAAAACGAAAATTGCCGCAAATGGCGCCTGGGTCGACGATGTGACTTTCGAAATGACCTGGCGGTTCATCGAAACAGCGCATTATGAAACCGTCCGCTGCAAATTTGAAGGGGATAATTTGCAACTGGAATTTAAACGCAGCCTTGCAATTATCGGCAATACCAAGGACCCGAGGCCGGTTCTGAGCGGGAAGCTGACCGCATAG
- a CDS encoding DUF2911 domain-containing protein, protein MKKNIFLALLMVATAFGANAQKFRGLDKSPRDIAYFPDHFAHDRKDGEKALIKVSYSRPYLKGREIFGKLEPYGKVWRLGADESTEIKFYEDATFGGKKVKAGTYSMFAIPNEKEWTIILSSDLDYWGAYKYKEANDVLRVTAPVRKADAPIENFSIVFEKSSDRAARMFLGWDNTVVEVPVSF, encoded by the coding sequence ATGAAAAAGAACATTTTTCTGGCCCTTTTGATGGTGGCAACCGCATTCGGTGCGAATGCGCAGAAATTCAGGGGACTCGATAAAAGTCCCCGCGATATTGCATATTTTCCCGACCATTTCGCTCACGACCGTAAGGATGGCGAGAAGGCGTTGATTAAAGTATCGTACAGCCGTCCATATCTGAAAGGAAGGGAAATTTTCGGGAAACTCGAACCATACGGGAAGGTCTGGCGCCTGGGAGCGGATGAATCTACGGAAATCAAATTTTATGAAGACGCCACTTTTGGCGGTAAGAAGGTGAAGGCAGGAACCTATTCGATGTTCGCAATCCCGAACGAGAAAGAGTGGACCATCATCCTGAGCTCCGACCTGGATTATTGGGGTGCTTACAAATACAAGGAAGCTAACGATGTGCTCCGGGTGACAGCGCCCGTGAGAAAAGCAGATGCGCCGATCGAGAATTTTTCGATAGTATTTGAAAAATCGTCGGACAGGGCCGCCAGGATGTTCCTGGGATGGGACAATACCGTTGTGGAAGTGCCGGTATCGTTCTGA
- a CDS encoding efflux RND transporter periplasmic adaptor subunit, protein MARKSSKRIWWITGGVVVLLFVGLFGAKQAGLIGKPKATEVEYAIVKKSDIIERVSASGKVQPEVEVKLSPDVSGEIISLNVAEGDSVVKGQLLLKIRPDNYESLMARAQASVNSSKANYEQTKAMVAQAEARLVQAKANYDRNKKLFADKVISSADFESIASSYGVAQQDVESAKANVAAALYNIKSAEASLRDAAENLRKTSIFAPVSGIVSLLNVEEGERVVGTSQMAGTEMMRIANLADMEVRVNVNENDIVRVSIGDTAEIDVDAYSASGRKFKGVVKEIANTAAGLASLSSSTSVASTSADAVTEFQVKVKILNESFKDLMTSKSKKSYPFKPGMTASVEIITERKNGVVSVPIAAVTTRGGTPQVIPGSGDGTNNNAPASDEDDKKPKKQEVIKEVVFLDVNGRAKMREVKTGISDFENIEILSGLKPGDRIISGPYIAVSKNLNDGDLVEKKKEQPKKDGKKSNENPN, encoded by the coding sequence ATGGCACGTAAATCTTCGAAACGGATCTGGTGGATAACGGGAGGTGTCGTGGTATTACTCTTCGTTGGTTTGTTTGGAGCAAAGCAGGCCGGTTTGATCGGCAAACCCAAGGCGACCGAAGTGGAATATGCGATTGTCAAAAAATCGGATATCATCGAACGGGTAAGCGCGTCGGGAAAAGTGCAGCCGGAAGTGGAAGTAAAACTCAGCCCGGACGTGTCCGGGGAGATTATCAGTCTGAACGTGGCCGAGGGCGACTCGGTGGTAAAAGGCCAGTTATTGCTGAAAATCCGCCCGGATAACTACGAATCGCTCATGGCCCGTGCGCAGGCGTCGGTGAATTCAAGCAAAGCCAACTATGAGCAAACCAAGGCGATGGTAGCCCAGGCCGAGGCGCGGCTTGTGCAGGCGAAAGCCAATTATGACCGTAATAAGAAACTTTTTGCGGACAAAGTAATCTCCTCGGCCGATTTCGAATCGATCGCATCGAGCTACGGTGTGGCGCAGCAGGACGTGGAATCGGCCAAAGCCAATGTGGCGGCGGCGCTTTACAATATCAAAAGTGCCGAAGCGAGTTTGCGCGACGCGGCCGAGAACCTTCGCAAAACCAGCATTTTCGCGCCGGTTAGCGGTATTGTTTCGCTGCTGAATGTCGAAGAAGGCGAGCGTGTGGTAGGTACGTCGCAGATGGCCGGTACGGAAATGATGCGGATCGCGAACCTGGCCGATATGGAAGTCAGGGTGAATGTGAATGAAAACGATATTGTCCGCGTCTCGATCGGAGACACCGCCGAAATCGACGTAGATGCTTACAGCGCTTCCGGCAGGAAGTTCAAAGGTGTGGTGAAAGAAATCGCGAATACGGCGGCTGGTCTCGCCTCGCTTTCTTCTTCCACGTCAGTCGCAAGCACGTCGGCCGACGCGGTAACGGAATTTCAGGTGAAGGTGAAGATATTGAACGAGTCGTTCAAGGATTTGATGACCTCGAAATCTAAAAAATCGTATCCGTTCAAGCCGGGTATGACGGCGTCGGTGGAAATCATTACCGAGCGTAAAAACGGAGTGGTTTCTGTGCCTATCGCGGCCGTTACCACACGTGGCGGAACGCCCCAGGTGATTCCCGGTTCGGGAGACGGTACAAACAATAACGCTCCGGCGAGTGACGAGGACGATAAGAAGCCCAAGAAACAGGAAGTTATCAAAGAAGTCGTTTTCCTTGACGTAAACGGAAGGGCGAAGATGAGGGAGGTGAAAACGGGTATCAGCGATTTTGAAAACATCGAAATTCTTTCGGGCCTGAAACCGGGCGACAGGATCATCTCCGGACCATACATTGCAGTATCCAAAAACCTCAATGACGGTGACCTTGTGGAAAAAAAGAAGGAGCAACCGAAAAAAGATGGGAAAAAATCAAATGAAAACCCGAACTGA